Proteins encoded by one window of Streptomyces sp. ALI-76-A:
- a CDS encoding MFS transporter, with product MGGTTLVQGEPAAAPPRTPTAPPDPVAELSPRRVRLVFFALMLALLLAALEQMIVATALPKIVGELHGLDRMSWAITAYLLTATIGLPVYGKLGDLYGRKGVFQFAIVVFVVGSALAGRARTMDQLIAFRAVQGIGAGGLLTGVQAIVADIVPPRQRGRLLGLTGAAFGLASVAGPPLGGYFTDQLSWRWCFYVNVPFGLVTLAVVAVALKLPKPTAKARFDVLGALLLTAASTCLVLLTSWGGTEYAWDSPVVLGLGAGAVAATVLFLAAERFAAEPLIPLRLFRDPVFDVTALVGLVIGVALFGAAGYLPTYLQMVEGASATGSGLLMLPMTGGIVGASVLSGQLITRTGRYKIHVVLGAALCVVGMGLLSRLDADTPRLHSSVWMAVLGAGIGMVMPALVLAVQNSVRPADLGAATSAGDYFRQIGGSVGAALFGTLLADRITDAPHDTVPARAASSLPDPASLTPQLVHTLPPALRDDYVRAYADTMPRIFLLLVPVLVLGLLVACFLREKPLVSQHAAEQEPATANAPVPRARSSHATGAPVCGTVQHPDGTVVPRAALTLIDAVGQQIGRGASGDDGRYALSTPGTGSYVLIAAAGGHQPQAVSVTVGERPVEIDVVLGGAGRLAGSVLTADGTPVRDATVTLTDVRGEVVATTRSGREGGYLITELVAGEYTLAAGAPAFRPAALPVTVQASLETRQDIELAGGAVLRGTVRATGGRTVEDARVTLLDVAGNVVDTLTTGPDGTFRFVDLASGEYTVIAAGYPPVATVLQVTGGGRTARDLHLGHED from the coding sequence GTGGGCGGGACCACTCTGGTACAGGGCGAACCGGCCGCGGCACCCCCGCGGACCCCCACGGCACCACCGGACCCGGTCGCGGAACTGAGCCCACGCCGCGTACGGCTGGTCTTCTTCGCGCTCATGCTCGCGCTGCTGCTGGCGGCGCTGGAGCAGATGATCGTCGCCACCGCGCTGCCGAAGATCGTCGGCGAACTGCACGGCCTGGACAGGATGTCCTGGGCGATCACCGCCTACCTGCTCACCGCCACGATCGGCCTGCCGGTCTACGGCAAGCTCGGCGACCTGTACGGCCGCAAGGGCGTCTTCCAGTTCGCGATCGTCGTCTTCGTCGTCGGCTCCGCCCTCGCGGGCCGCGCGCGGACCATGGACCAGCTGATCGCCTTCCGCGCGGTCCAGGGCATCGGCGCGGGCGGGCTCCTGACGGGTGTGCAGGCGATCGTCGCGGACATCGTGCCGCCCCGGCAGCGCGGACGTCTCCTGGGCCTGACCGGTGCCGCCTTCGGACTCGCCTCCGTCGCCGGACCGCCGCTGGGCGGCTACTTCACCGACCAGCTCTCGTGGCGGTGGTGCTTCTACGTCAACGTGCCCTTCGGCCTGGTCACGCTGGCCGTCGTCGCCGTCGCGCTGAAACTGCCGAAGCCGACCGCGAAGGCGCGGTTCGACGTCCTCGGCGCGCTGCTGCTCACCGCCGCCTCCACCTGCCTGGTGCTGCTGACCAGCTGGGGCGGCACCGAGTACGCCTGGGACTCACCGGTCGTCCTCGGGCTCGGCGCCGGAGCGGTGGCGGCCACCGTGCTCTTCCTCGCCGCCGAGCGCTTCGCCGCCGAACCGCTCATCCCGCTCCGGCTGTTCCGGGACCCCGTCTTCGACGTCACCGCACTGGTGGGCCTCGTGATCGGTGTTGCCCTGTTCGGTGCCGCCGGCTACCTGCCGACGTACCTACAGATGGTCGAGGGGGCCTCCGCCACCGGGTCCGGCCTGCTGATGCTGCCGATGACGGGCGGCATCGTCGGCGCGTCCGTCCTCTCCGGACAGCTCATCACCCGCACCGGGCGCTACAAGATCCACGTGGTCCTCGGCGCCGCCCTCTGCGTCGTGGGCATGGGGCTGCTCTCCCGCCTCGACGCCGATACGCCCCGGCTGCACTCCAGCGTCTGGATGGCCGTCCTCGGCGCAGGCATCGGCATGGTGATGCCGGCCCTCGTCCTCGCCGTGCAGAACTCGGTGCGCCCCGCCGACCTCGGCGCCGCCACCAGCGCCGGCGACTACTTCCGGCAGATCGGCGGCAGCGTCGGCGCCGCGCTGTTCGGCACCCTCCTCGCCGACCGGATCACCGACGCCCCGCACGACACCGTCCCCGCGCGCGCGGCGTCCTCGCTCCCCGATCCGGCGTCCCTCACCCCGCAGCTCGTCCACACGCTGCCCCCGGCGCTGCGCGACGACTACGTCCGGGCCTACGCCGACACCATGCCGCGGATCTTCCTCCTGCTCGTGCCGGTGCTCGTCCTCGGCCTGCTCGTCGCCTGCTTCCTCAGGGAGAAGCCGCTGGTGTCCCAGCACGCTGCCGAACAGGAGCCCGCGACCGCGAACGCCCCGGTCCCGCGGGCCCGTTCGTCCCACGCCACCGGAGCCCCCGTGTGCGGCACGGTGCAGCACCCCGACGGCACCGTCGTGCCCCGCGCGGCGCTCACCCTGATCGACGCCGTCGGGCAGCAGATCGGGCGGGGCGCGAGCGGCGACGACGGCCGGTACGCGCTGTCCACGCCGGGCACGGGATCGTACGTCCTGATCGCCGCGGCCGGCGGGCACCAGCCGCAGGCGGTCTCCGTGACCGTCGGCGAACGTCCCGTCGAGATCGACGTCGTCCTCGGCGGCGCCGGACGCCTCGCGGGCAGCGTGCTGACCGCGGACGGCACCCCGGTGCGGGACGCCACCGTCACCCTCACCGACGTGCGCGGCGAGGTGGTCGCCACCACCCGCAGCGGCCGCGAGGGCGGCTACCTCATCACCGAGCTGGTGGCGGGCGAGTACACCCTCGCCGCCGGCGCGCCCGCCTTCCGCCCGGCCGCGCTCCCGGTCACCGTCCAGGCCTCCCTGGAGACCCGTCAGGACATCGAACTCGCCGGCGGTGCCGTGCTGCGCGGCACCGTGCGGGCGACCGGCGGACGGACCGTCGAGGACGCGCGCGTGACGCTGCTGGACGTGGCGGGCAACGTGGTGGACACCCTCACCACCGGCCCGGACGGAACCTTCCGGTTCGTCGACCTGGCCTCCGGCGAGTACACCGTCATCGCCGCCGGCTATCCGCCGGTCGCCACCGTCCTCCAGGTGACGGGCGGCGGCCGTACCGCACGCGATCTCCACCTGGGACACGAGGACTGA